The genomic DNA TATTTTCATGTAGCGTCATTCACTTCGATTCAGGTCCAAATGGACGGAACCGACGAAAGCAGCACCGATACATCAGGATACATCATGAGCAACGATTACCGCAATAAGGCAGCCGCATTTGCCGCCGGGGAAAAGGCATTCCGTCTGGGATTCCTCCCCACCGAACAGTCGAACCCGCTCACGCGGGGGCTCGATCGCATCATGGCGGCCGACACCCCCGCCGGAGTCCGGATACTCCAGCGGGTTGACCGGGAAGTCCTGGCCATGGCCAGGAAAGTCCTGGCCGGAACCGGATTCAAAGCCCTGATCGAGGCCGGAACGGCCGCCATTGTCAACGGCCATAAAATCATCTTTTCCGGCTGCGGCGCGACCGGGCGGTTAAGTATTCTGCTGGAGGCCATGTGGAGGCGTTTCTTGATCGATCTGCAAACCCGGCAGCCCGAGACCCGGCCATGGGCATCAGAACTCGAAAATGCAGTCGAAAGCATTATGACCGGCGGTGATTACGCCCTGATCCGCGCAGTCGAATTCTTCGAAGATTATGCCGAATTCGGCCGGCAGCAGGTGCGGGAAGCGCAAATGACTGCCGGCGATATTCTCGTAGCGATCACCGAAGGCGGTGAAACCTCATCCGTGCTGGGAACGGTCAGCGAAGCGGCCCGGCGCGGCGCCCGGGTATTTCTCCTCTTCAATAATCCCGCCGAACTGCTGCGCACTCATCTGGAGCGGTCGCGCGAGGCCATTGAAAACCCTGCCGTAACCGTGCTCGACCTCCACTGCGGCCCGATGGCCATTGCCGGTTCCACCCGGATGCAGGCCACGACTTCCGAACAACTTATCGCCGGAGCTGCGCTGGAACTTATCCTCGGCAACGTCCTTCAGGCGCGGGAACGACAAGCCGCACCGGCCGGATACCGCCGGCCGGCCGATTATGCGGCGGATTTCGCCGCCCTGCTCAATGAACTCGAAGCCGAAGCC from Kiritimatiellia bacterium includes the following:
- a CDS encoding sugar phosphate isomerase, with translation MDGTDESSTDTSGYIMSNDYRNKAAAFAAGEKAFRLGFLPTEQSNPLTRGLDRIMAADTPAGVRILQRVDREVLAMARKVLAGTGFKALIEAGTAAIVNGHKIIFSGCGATGRLSILLEAMWRRFLIDLQTRQPETRPWASELENAVESIMTGGDYALIRAVEFFEDYAEFGRQQVREAQMTAGDILVAITEGGETSSVLGTVSEAARRGARVFLLFNNPAELLRTHLERSREAIENPAVTVLDLHCGPMAIAGSTRMQATTSEQLIAGAALELILGNVLQARERQAAPAGYRRPADYAADFAALLNELEAEAAVKALAGYIDFETDIYFHNGLVTYLADDYLLDIFTDTTERSPTFMLPPFRKRGDEISPCSWAFVKHPSLATPEAWQHCLSRPPRCLNWTAGDYRRLGAGAAIA